The DNA segment AGCTCCGCGGAAGTCACACTCACGGATGGGGCTGCAAGAAGAAGCACCGCGGCGGCGGTAGCAAGGGCGGTAAGGGAATGGCTGGAACCGGAAAGAGGAAGAACACCAAGTGGACCTGGACGATCAAGTATGCCCCTGACCATCTTGGAAAGCGTGGCTTCCACAGGCCTAAAGCCGTCCAGTACACCCCCAAGACCATAAACCTCAGCGACATCGATGAGAACCTCCAGCTCTTCCTCGACATGGGCGTCGCCTACGAGGAGGAGGGGAAGATAGTCGTTGACGTCACTCAGCTCGGTGTCGACAAGGTTCTCGGAACCGGCAAGCTCACCAGGCCAATTACCATCAAGGCCTACTACGTCACTCCGAAGGCAGAGGAGAAGATAAAGGCCGCTGGCGGCGAGGTTCTCCTCGCCTGATTCCCCTTTAATTTAACTTTTGGCGGGTGTTAATCATGGGGTTCAGAAACGTAGTGTTCGCGATTGAGAGGTACTTCCCCGAGGTGGAGCGGCCCAAGAGGCATGTGCCACTCAAGGAGAAGTTCATGTGGACGGGAATCGTTCTGCTGCTGTACTTTGTCCTCGCTGAGATTCCTCTCTATGGAATCCCGGCACAGATCCAGGACTACTTTGCCACGCTCAGGTTCGTTCTTGCAGGAAGGAGTGGTTCTCTCCTGACGCTGGGTATAGGTCCAATCGTCACCGCGAGCATCATTATGCAGCTTCTCGTTGGTTCCGAGATAGTTCACCTTGATCTCTCTAATCATGAGGATAGGAAGTTTTATCAGGCCGCTCAGAAGCTGTTTGCAGTCTTCATGAGCTTCTTCGAGGCAGCCATCTACGTCTTCGCCGGTGCCTTCGGTAGGGTTGACACCAGCCTCGGCGCCTTCCAGACTGTGACTACACCCGCCGGTGAGGCGTACATTGGACTCGGCTTGGCGATACTCATAATACTCCAGCTCGGATTTGCCTCAGTCATGCTCATACTCTTGGATGAACTCGTGAGCAAGTGGGGCATTGGGAGCGGTATCAGCCTCTTCATAGCAGCGGGTGTTTCCCAGACCGTTATCACGAAGGCCCTGAACCCAGCAACGACACCTGACTACATAGACCCGGTAACAGGGGGGCCCGCTATAGTGGGTGCAATTCCTGCGTTCATACAGCATCTGTTCTACGGTGACCTCACGGGTGCGCTTTACAGGGGAACATTGCCGGATATGATGGATGTCCTCGCTACAATAGTGGTGTTCCTTGTGGTGGTTTATCTTGAGAGCATGCGCGTTGAGATACCGCTTAGCTATGGAAGAGTTACCGTTCGCGGAAGGTACCCGATAAGGTTCATGTACGTCAGCAACATTCCGATCATCCTGACCTTTGCCCTCTATTCCAACATCCAGCTCTGGGCAAGACTCCTCAACAACTTTGGCTACACTTTCCTCGGAACCTTCGATCAGAATGGTTATCCGCTGACCGGCTTCGTTACCTACCTCTATCCCCCAAGGGACATCTACCACGTCATAGCGGATCCGGGGAGGGCTTTAGTTTACGCGCTGATGACGATATTCTGGTCTATACTCTTCGGATTCCTCTGGGTCGAGCTCACAGGCCTTGACGCCAAGAGCATCGCCAGACAGCTCCAGAGCGCTGGACTGCAGATCCCGGGATTCAGGCGTGACCCGAGGATACTGGAGAGGGTGCTCAACAGGTACATACCCTACGTCACCTTCTGGGGCTCTTTCACCCTGGCAGTGGTCGCGGTGCTGGCGGACTTCCTTGGTGCACTGGGTACAGGAACGGGAATCCTCCTTACGGTGGGTATCCTCTACAGGTTCTACGAGGAAATAGCCAGAGAACAGGCCACCGAGATGTTCCCCGCCTTAAGGAGGTTCTTCACCAAGTGAGTCTTTCTTTTCTTTCACAAAACCTTTTAAACCCGGTTTAATTACTTCTTCCAGAAGCCTCCTTGGGTGAGCGGGATGCCGTTTGTGGTCATGATCACAGGGATTCCAGGGGTGGGTAAGAGTACCATAACCAGGATGGCCCTCAGAAAGACGAAGGTCAAGTTTAGACTCGTCAACTTTGGAGACCTGATGTTCGAGGAAGCCGTTAAAGCTGGGCTGGTCAAACACAGGGACGAGATGAGACGGCTCGACCCCAACGTTCAGAAGGATCTCCAAATGAAGGCTGCCAGGAGGATCGTTGAAATGGCCGAGAAAGAGCCGATACTCCTTGACACTCACGCGACCATCAGGACCCCTGTGGGATACCTTCTCGGTTTCCCCAAGGAGGTCATAGAGGTGATAAACCCCAACTTCATAGTCATAATTGAGGCCACACCTAGCGAAATACTCGGAAGGCGCCTCCGCGACCTGAAGCGCGATAGGGACGTTGAGACTGAGGAGCAGATACAGAGGCATCAGGACCTTAACCGTGCCGCTGCCGTGAGCTATGCCATGCACTCTAACGCACTCATAAAGATAATCGAGAACCATGAAGATAAAGGCCTTGAGGAGGCCGTTCATGAGCTTGTTGAAGTACTGAATCTGGCGGTGGGAGAGTATGATTGAGGGAATATACGCTTTCCTTGACAATCTGTTTGGGCCCCTGATACAGGCCCACCACCCGATAGTGGTGGTTACGGTCGCAGGCATAATCCTGGGTGGGCTCTTCACCCTGCTGAACTACCTCCTGGTCGACCAGGAAAAGATGAAGAGGCTCCAGAAGAAGAGCAAAGAGTTTCAGAAGAAGTACAAGGAGGCACAGGCCGCCAAGGATGAGAAGAGGCTCAAAAAGCTTCAGCAGGAGCAGATGGAGCTGATGAAGCTCCAGAGTGAAGTCATGAAGGATCAGATGCTTAAGGTTACGCTCTTTACCCTTCCCATATTCTGGATATTCTTCGGGTGGCTCAGGAGATGGTACGTTGAAGTGGGCATAGTGAAGTCCCCGTTCAACTTCTTCATATTCGACTGGTTCCACAGTCTCTACCGGTCCGGACTGCCCGCTAACGAGCTGGGTTATGTCGGCTGGTACATAATGACGTCCATGATAACTGGATACATCCTCAGGAAGCTCCTGGACATGGGTTAAATTTAAAAAGACTCTGAAATTAGGGGTTGCGAGGTGAGAGAAATGAAGCCGATGTACAGGTCAAGGTCATGGAGGAGGAAGTACGTCAGGACTCCTGGCGGAAGGACGGTCATACACTTCGAAAGAAAGAAGCCCAAAGTCGCCCACTGCGCTATGTGCGGAAGGCCCCTTAACGGCGTTCCGCGCGGAAGGCCGAGCGAGCTCAGGAAGCTCCCGAAGACCGCAAAGAGGCCGGAGAGGCCCTACCCGAACCTCTGCCCTAGCTGCATGAGGAAGGTCATAAAGGCTCAGGTCAGGGCCACCTTTGTCTGAGGTGCTAGCATGCCCAAGGGCTGCCTCGTAATAACAGTCAGTGGTTTAGCGGGTTCAGGGACCACCACACTCTGCAGGAACCTCGCCAGGCACTACGGCTTCAAGCACATCTACGCCGGGCTCATCTTCCGCCAGATGGCCGAGGAGATGGGGATGAGCCTCCAGGAGTTTCAGGAGTATGCCGAGCTCCACCCTGAAATCGACCGTGAAGTCGACAGGAGGCAGGTCGAGGCAGCCAAGGAGTGCAACGTCGTTATAGAGGGCCGTCTCGCTGGATGGATGGTTAAGGACGCTGATCTGAAGATATGGCTCGACGCTCCGATAATGGAGCGCGCCAGGCGGGTTGCCCGCAGGGAGGGCATCTCCGTTGAGGAAGCCTTCGTGCAGATTGCCGAGCGCGAGAAGGGCAACAGGAAAAGGTATTTAAACCTCTATGGGATTGACATCGACGACAAGTCGATTTATGATCTAATCATAAACACTGCCCACTGGGATCCCGATGGCGTCTTCGCGATTGTGAAGGCCGCCATCGACCACCTATACCCCGACGGTGACGCGGGGTCGGGTGCAAACCCGGGCAACAAAAAATGAGGAGGTGGGATGAATGCCAGCTATTGAGGTCGGAAGGCTTGCTGTTGTTATTGCCGGAAGGAGGGCAGGCCAGAAGGTCGTCGTCGTTGACATAATTGACAGGAACTTCGTCCTCGTTACCGGTGCTGGCCTCAACAAGGTCAAGCGCAGGAGGATGAACGTCAAGCACCTTGAGCCCCTCCCGGAGAGGGTCAACATCGAGCGCGGCGCCGACGACGAGGCCGTCAAGGCCGCCCTTGAGCAGGCTGGAATCAGCCTTGAGTGAGACCGAGGCCTTTTGGCCTCCCTTCACTTCTCAATGCTTTTAAGCTCTGGCTTCCAAACTTCTTCTGGTGGATTTCATGAGAACCGCGCTGGTGACGGGTGCAACCGGAGGCATCGGGAGGCTTCTCGTTGAGGGCCTCATTGAGAGGGGCTATCGTGTTATTGGTGTGGCCAGGAACGAGAAAAAACTCCGTGAACTTCAGGAGAGGCTCTCTGCCTTTGAATACATAATCGCCGATTTGAGTAAAGAAGAGTTCCCAGGCACGATTCTGAAGGGGCTTGAGAGGCTCGGTGCGCAAAAGATTGACCTTCTCATAAACAATGCCGGCCTTGCGGTGAGAAAGCCTCTCCTTGAGCACTCGGGCGAGGAGCTGGAGCACCTGTTCCGGGTGAACGCACTCGCCCCGGTGGAACTTACAAATGCGGTTCTCCCGATGCTTCGGAAGGGTTCGACTGTGGTGTTCATAATCAGCGGCGTTGCTTTTATCAACGTACCGGAGATCCCCTCCTACTGTGCCGCAAAGGGTGCACTCCACTACCTGGCAGTGAACCTCGAAAAGGAGCTCCTGGATAGGGGAATCCATGTTATGAGGGTGTATCCCAAGCAGGTGAAGACCGGATTCTGGAACGGGAAGGTTCCGAAGGGCTCGATAGAGCCGGAAGATGTTGCACGGGCAGTGTTCAAGGGGCTCGA comes from the Thermococcus thioreducens genome and includes:
- a CDS encoding DUF106 domain-containing protein, which translates into the protein MIEGIYAFLDNLFGPLIQAHHPIVVVTVAGIILGGLFTLLNYLLVDQEKMKRLQKKSKEFQKKYKEAQAAKDEKRLKKLQQEQMELMKLQSEVMKDQMLKVTLFTLPIFWIFFGWLRRWYVEVGIVKSPFNFFIFDWFHSLYRSGLPANELGYVGWYIMTSMITGYILRKLLDMG
- a CDS encoding adenylate kinase — translated: MPFVVMITGIPGVGKSTITRMALRKTKVKFRLVNFGDLMFEEAVKAGLVKHRDEMRRLDPNVQKDLQMKAARRIVEMAEKEPILLDTHATIRTPVGYLLGFPKEVIEVINPNFIVIIEATPSEILGRRLRDLKRDRDVETEEQIQRHQDLNRAAAVSYAMHSNALIKIIENHEDKGLEEAVHELVEVLNLAVGEYD
- the secY gene encoding preprotein translocase subunit SecY, whose product is MGFRNVVFAIERYFPEVERPKRHVPLKEKFMWTGIVLLLYFVLAEIPLYGIPAQIQDYFATLRFVLAGRSGSLLTLGIGPIVTASIIMQLLVGSEIVHLDLSNHEDRKFYQAAQKLFAVFMSFFEAAIYVFAGAFGRVDTSLGAFQTVTTPAGEAYIGLGLAILIILQLGFASVMLILLDELVSKWGIGSGISLFIAAGVSQTVITKALNPATTPDYIDPVTGGPAIVGAIPAFIQHLFYGDLTGALYRGTLPDMMDVLATIVVFLVVVYLESMRVEIPLSYGRVTVRGRYPIRFMYVSNIPIILTFALYSNIQLWARLLNNFGYTFLGTFDQNGYPLTGFVTYLYPPRDIYHVIADPGRALVYALMTIFWSILFGFLWVELTGLDAKSIARQLQSAGLQIPGFRRDPRILERVLNRYIPYVTFWGSFTLAVVAVLADFLGALGTGTGILLTVGILYRFYEEIAREQATEMFPALRRFFTK
- the cmk gene encoding (d)CMP kinase is translated as MPKGCLVITVSGLAGSGTTTLCRNLARHYGFKHIYAGLIFRQMAEEMGMSLQEFQEYAELHPEIDREVDRRQVEAAKECNVVIEGRLAGWMVKDADLKIWLDAPIMERARRVARREGISVEEAFVQIAEREKGNRKRYLNLYGIDIDDKSIYDLIINTAHWDPDGVFAIVKAAIDHLYPDGDAGSGANPGNKK
- a CDS encoding uL15m family ribosomal protein — encoded protein: MIRRKKKVRKLRGSHTHGWGCKKKHRGGGSKGGKGMAGTGKRKNTKWTWTIKYAPDHLGKRGFHRPKAVQYTPKTINLSDIDENLQLFLDMGVAYEEEGKIVVDVTQLGVDKVLGTGKLTRPITIKAYYVTPKAEEKIKAAGGEVLLA
- a CDS encoding 50S ribosomal protein L14e, whose amino-acid sequence is MPAIEVGRLAVVIAGRRAGQKVVVVDIIDRNFVLVTGAGLNKVKRRRMNVKHLEPLPERVNIERGADDEAVKAALEQAGISLE
- a CDS encoding SDR family NAD(P)-dependent oxidoreductase; the protein is MRTALVTGATGGIGRLLVEGLIERGYRVIGVARNEKKLRELQERLSAFEYIIADLSKEEFPGTILKGLERLGAQKIDLLINNAGLAVRKPLLEHSGEELEHLFRVNALAPVELTNAVLPMLRKGSTVVFIISGVAFINVPEIPSYCAAKGALHYLAVNLEKELLDRGIHVMRVYPKQVKTGFWNGKVPKGSIEPEDVARAVFKGLEKGKREVFVPGYLKLVKYLPNWPVFTYRFKY
- a CDS encoding 50S ribosomal protein L34e translates to MKPMYRSRSWRRKYVRTPGGRTVIHFERKKPKVAHCAMCGRPLNGVPRGRPSELRKLPKTAKRPERPYPNLCPSCMRKVIKAQVRATFV